The Sabethes cyaneus chromosome 1, idSabCyanKW18_F2, whole genome shotgun sequence DNA segment GTTATGTGattggatcaaaaaattttgaaagttgttttggtttgaactaaagtttaagtactgtacaacttttttgtattaaacttttattaatctggaaaaataaacactggtttcttctcctttgtttagttattgaaggtttgatgttattatttttttcttgtcccccccttgaacaatatttcgagaccaggacataaacttttttcaaaatttgtataagccttaatgtaactaatcatgcgggaaactgcaaagttggcaacactgttaataaAAACCTtgttatatactgtataaatgcttttccgatatgccaaagtattttttacattgcgtagagaactactgcttcaaaaaaaaaatattttgctcttagttttacattaaaaatggggaattgtttgctttaaaatgctgtatctcgggatcggcaaagaatacctcggagCGATgaatgattcttatgtaaaaaaaatctgtggaacacgatgaagttgaattttttgagataaaattgtcttcattgagagaaaaatgtaaatttagttttcaaattgagtttaaaaatgcttggcagcactggtgctaaaaaacaatatctttttcgaatttcttgggtaatttcttttaaaaatgtgACAATAGTGTTTTTCTAAACCCAATATTTCCTGAGAAATAAgcgaaagaaaataagaggttttgacaaaaaagcgTATTTTCCCTAAAAATGGAGGCGCTCCCGTTAATCGAGGAAATGTtcgatccgtaccaaattttggattttcactttctgaccgaaaaagAACAATCTggaaaaatttggttcaaatccgtgaaggtcgattacacgtttgaactttttctcggtcacttggcatggaatgacccatgaACATTGTGCCGTACAACGATGACACCAACACACCTATACTtttagcatattacgaacacaaataTGCCGCGTTTGCCGTACCTAAATAATAATACGATGATTACACGCAAAATATTCTACACATCCTTTCctcgtgaaaaatcatgtaaatttctctacagggagttacgtgactttcagttgaataaTTTCagtattggaaaatacaataaaatctatctgatttccacgtaaatgcacgcatactaatgtaAATTACcttgaattcacgtaaatagtactggaaaagttggatggaaaatattcacataacttttcctatacattcgacgtgaaaattattttgaaagtgCGTTCTGTGGATTGTATAAGCTGGAGTAAACTCAcaaaattgaatattcttttttttctgcacCAACACAGACATCTCGAAGCAAGTATTTTGATTTACATTACCGGAAGTCTTAGTTTTTACTTGATTTGCAAATGTTTGTGCTTTGGAATACAAACTAAGATTCCACCTAAggcaaattatttcattttaagGAAAATTTAGTAGAGTTTGAGTTGAATTCTAATGTGAAGCATTTGTGTGGGAGACTTAGTTACCCGGCGGATGAAAACCATTGAATATTAGAAGAATACAATGCTAATTTTATTAATTCAAATGCACATTTCAAATGCATCGTACAACCTGATGCATGCATCTTCATGGGCACGGTTTCGTCGGTTAGTCTTGGGCTGGGAACGGATGAACAATTTGATAAATTATTCATGCTCTGTCGCGTGATTCGGTTTTATACAACACGATTCGGTGGTCGGTTTTTGGTAAATGACTATAAGAATACTAATGATTACTGAGATTGGTTCCTAAAGACGGAGCGTAATGATGGTTAGTTTGAACTAAAACTTatgaactttttgaaattataaaaaatgcTCTTCGTTTGTATTATGTTACTATTTATGTATTATTCTGGATTTTTCGTATCTAACTATATTTAAACCATCGTATGCACACGGATCCACGCCCTGTGGTTGGAAATTCGAGCGTACACATCCGGCATACCTTCACCGCAAGGAATTCCCCACGAGAGGATTCCTACCAGCTCGTTGTTGTAAACCAGTGGGCCGCCAGCATCGCCTAGGCAGCTTCCCTGACCTGCGGGACTTTGTGAGCAAATGGTATTATCAGCCAAACGCTCCGTGTAGGGATCACTGAACGCAGCCTGGCACTCTGATTGAGTGATTATCTCGACGGTCAGGAAGCGCAGCTGATCGGCTGTGTTACTATCGGAGATCTGAAAGTATCAATTCAATTCAGTTTGATATTAATCGAGAATGATTCCCAATTGCAGTACCGATTCACGACCAAATCCTGAAATCGTTGCATTCCGTTCAGCTTCGACATACGCTACTCTCATCGGAATTGGTTGGATAGAATCGGAAAACAGAAAAGGATTCACAACTTGCACAACGGCTACATCATTTGCATACACGTCGACGTTGAAGTTAGGATGCGTGACGATTCTGCTTACTGGGCTCGTAACACCTCCTTCGGTTAAACGATTACTACCAGCAAACACAAGCAGATCCTGATTGGTAAGCCCGATAACGCATGCCCCTGCCGTCACAACCCAGCGTTGATTCAGTATCGTTGCTCCACAGAAAAAGAACCTCGCAGGTGTGAGCAGAGCTGCTTGATAAGGAAATTGAGTGACTGTTGCGTTTTGTCCTCCGGCAATCCGACCACTCCTGTCATCGTTCACTGGTTTTCTTAAACTATCTGCAAAACAAATCACTGTGAGCATTTACTATCTTCCTACTGCTTTTTGAACTCACTTTTAAATGAGGCAGCCGATGCTAGGGCCAAGCAAACCACTAACAGTAATCCGATGAGTCGGGACATTGCTTTATTCCTTGTACGATGCGAGCACAGAATAAGAATCGAAGGTTTGCTGGCGGCACACTTTATACTATCGTAAGCGGAAACTAGCAAACACCTGTGGCTAATTCGGATGTGATTAGATCAGAGACCGATTGATACGACCGCTCGACATTGTTTCCCAGATCTCGGCGCCATGCGTATGGTGATTAGCCTTATCGCTTTTTTGGATGATTCAAAGCTAGTTGCGACGACGAATGAAACTTTACGCCGAAATCGGCAAACGGTTTGATTTTATGATTGATAGGCACTGGAGCGAGATGTTCAATTTAACCATTGTACCAATTTGCGTTATTTTTAGATTATGGCAAGAGTAGCAGATTAGTATAGATTCAACTGGCTCTTTACATTATATACGTACACCTTGCATGCGAAACAAACTAAGGAGTCACCATCATGGCTTTGATCTGTTATTACCATATTAAATTCACTCAAGTGAGGTAGCCTTGAAACAATTTTCTCATTTGAAATAATGTAGCTTTCTTGAGAGATCAACCGCTGAACAGTTTATGTTATGATGCTGTTCTACAAACATACACTGCTACTGTTCGTTCTGCTGTGCGTATGTACCCGTTGCACCTGTGGCGTCCTCTTGTACGAACGTGCGGTCTTAAAATGCTCAGAATATACGTCACACTTATGATTTAAAAAGACGCATGAGTTAGAGATGGGtttcttcctttttcttttagtcctacgaataaataaaaaaaattgtatgaaggTGCTTATGAAGTTGGTGCTACAGGAAGTTATTTGCCTTTTTATATAATTCAATCATTATAGTTATCAGTTGAATATGACGATTGGATCAAATGGATCGGCAGTCCAATGATGCTGGTATGAATGCCAACCAGCGCATAACTCAGCTGCTGGAACACGGCAAGGATGCCACGGAGATAACGAGATGCATTTCCGCTGTGCTCCGCCTCCTTCGGGTGCATACTGCACGAGCATCGCATGATCTGCGGAACACGTGCACCTTGCCTGTTGGGTCCTGTAGATCGCAACATCCTACGCATCGGCAGCATAATCATGGTATACCCCGTTTTCATTCACCACGAGCCAGGCTATGTGAATGCAGCGGAATTTTGCCACACCGGCACCGTCGTTCCGTTCACTGTGAAGAATGTTGATGTTCCTTTTTACATGGATGTTGCAATGTATGTTACGGATTCATCTTTCCATGGGTAAGTGCGCACATTTTGCTGACCTGGAATGTTTTATTTTTGGCTCCTCGGTAGTTGCGAATACATACTTGGAATTTCGGTGAACAGGCGGAGCATTTTTGCGTAGACGAAACTTCAAGGAGATGTGTAAACGTTTAATGTTATAAAATATACGCATGGATTAATCATCATTTCAATTGTGTTTCTTCTAGTATAGGAAAAAAGTTTAGTTGTTGATGTAAGCGATTTGAATAACGATGGTAATGGTATGTTTGGACGTTTTTCATCAATCGGGATGGCAAGCTTGCTTTTTAATATCGTTtttgcttaaatgattgtaaCTTGCCACGTGTTATATTCATTTAAGTATTTTCATCATAATATTCGAAAGTTATACACCATATTATGTCTTTCCATCAAACATCACAAAATTTAATGCCCAAAGATATTCATTTTCTTTATCAGCAGTTTTATTCAGATTGATGGCTTACAAAGGACTGGTTGGTTAGGTTTATAGTAGTGGTTTGAACTTTGTCGACCAGCACGCGTGGTATAAATGCCTTGAGAGCGATAAAAAATTCATTCACTActtcaaaatcatcaaaatccCTATCGCTGTAGCTATTGTATTCCCGTAGAGTTAGGGTAGATAAGCCATATTTACACCTGTTTTCCGCTTAAAACGTGACACATTGAGATTCACAATGCCAAACCTAAAAAATTACcctataaaacaaaaaaatgtttttttacgcacggtcttattttaaaatttgttcATCCTATCATTGCATGAGTAATgaagtcttcaaatattgaaacttttatacttgattgattgaaaatgattaaaaaataagaattacactcgAAGCAGAGgatccctcgttcgccaaggggcccgacagttaaaaaaaaagttttttctcagTTGGTCTTCACCAACTGGTGGTCTTCAACTGAAAATTGGTTGGTGGAAAATTGAATGTGGCGAACAAATCTAAGATGGccgctaaattttgttttacaccatttgaaaaccctgttctttttctttatagAACCATGTCATTTGTTAGTTTTTTAGTAAAGTGCAAATTTAGGTCCCAACATGTCAAAGATTGTTTTCatcgcagtatcgcccaatgctatttCATACGATGATTAAACCtagatcaatttgatgtctgtgttagggaagtgcacCAGAAAAGTAACAAAACTTCCTTCCTACAAACAGGGCGAATATTCTTTACAACTAGTGATGGCATGTCCGTTCAAGAGCTGAATAAAAGAACTATAGCTTCACTGGGCTAGTGAACGAGTGAGCTATCGCTCAGTTTCTTACGATAATAGCTGAACCCGTTTACTTACTCGCATTCGCACGGAACCGGTGAAGAATAGTAAAGCACCCGGAGCACAGCATTTTCGAGCCGGTGTGAAACTAAATGCGAAAAAAAGGAAGACTAAGACTGACAAAGGTTCCCCAATTACGTTCGATGTGCTTTACTAGAAGGTCTGGCAGGCGgaattcgtcgtctcttttattctcccgtcgttcttatgaacagcgagtatGACAGTTCGAAACGAGATTTTCTGAATACGCGAGCAGCCTACCAAATCTTTTTCACTGTAGCCAATGTTTGAATCTGGGCGAGCAAAATAATTCAGCGAGACAGTGAATCGTTCCAAAGAACTAGCTCTGATCAATACGCGAAATGATTCAAAGTCGTTCACTTTACTAAGTCACTTTGCCCATCTCTATTTACGAGGATTGAATCTGGCCCATTTGATCTCTCTGCTTGGGAGAGGTAGTCAGAAAAGGTTTAGTTAAGGCCAGAAACAGCGTTGCCAGACTTTGCTTACGAGAAATCCATAGTTTAGTCATCGAAGGAAGGGTTACACCTTGcaaaatttatttaattatgaagtttaatcaaattttgaaacaaatttgcgattcaataaaaaattaaccGACAATTCCAGGTTTGCTGCTAAAGCAAAGccaagccatgggtataaaacgtcctgttgagaacttgacccttctttatcgacagacttcgcagccggctattagagtacaggacagttacggggctagtgcaacgatcctactgagtCTATCTAGCAGACCGTCTAGCCGAAATTCGACTGGCTAAGGTTTGTTGCTATCTGTCTGTTTTCTAATATACTAGAGTTACTTTTAACACGGATGTTTAATTTCTTCTAAATGTGCATTCACTCTTTGTCATATTTGTTTTGTAGGTATTGttatttgaaggaaattaatattttttggtaGTTTCAGGTAGAATTGAGATTCTATTTCTTTGGAACATCTGCCCTACTGGGGGCAGATCACatagttttttctctttttccagcgatttgttatttttatttcttgtcCTTTATTGCGTTTTTGTCCTTATTTGCAGTCTGTTTTGGCATTTCTTGTCACTGTCGTCTATTTTTGGTCTTTATGTCGTGCTGTACTATCTCCGttgacattttttgtcatttcttgGGTGTTTTTTCGGCGTCTGTTCATCGTATTTATGTCGTCTTTCTTCTTTGGTTTTCATCTGCTTTTATCACTTTTGCATTAGCTTTTCGCTGTCTTTACGCCGcttcttcgtcgtctttttgtcgtctatttaCTGTCTTTTCCTCCTTCTCTCTGTCttctctctgtcgtatttttgttatttttcatagTCAGTTCGTTACCCGAGTAACAATttcggttttattacactcctatgatggcatttaagaccaaaattggtcatgaaaaccgccataagagtacaataaaactcgcattgttgcttgggtatctTTATATCGCACGTCATTTGTTGACGTCCGTTTCTTCATGTTACGTCACTTTTTTCGACGATTTTTTACCGTTCGCGTcgcctttttgttgtttttgttgtcttttcatcacatttttggCACCTTTTCTTGTCttcctgtttgttgtcaagacactcaaaactgccacaaaagacAATCTCTAACCCAATGCCCTTTGGGCACATAAAAATACAATCAATATGTTGTTTTGCACTGTTGTTTCGTCGCTCTTTCGTCGTCCATCCTATATtcgttttttatacattttggttgattacattttttatttcctttgcctttttaattgatttttgtCGTTCTTGTTTTTGTTAGATTTTCATGCTTTTTTGCCATATTTATCGCTTTTTTGGCATCTTTACGTCCTCTTTACCGTGCCATTTTAACACTTTAAAACGTGTTTTATCGTGTTTTTATTTGTCT contains these protein-coding regions:
- the LOC128734487 gene encoding chymotrypsin-2-like, with product MSRLIGLLLVVCLALASAASFKNSLRKPVNDDRSGRIAGGQNATVTQFPYQAALLTPARFFFCGATILNQRWVVTAGACVIGLTNQDLLVFAGSNRLTEGGVTSPVSRIVTHPNFNVDVYANDVAVVQVVNPFLFSDSIQPIPMRVAYVEAERNATISGFGRESISDSNTADQLRFLTVEIITQSECQAAFSDPYTERLADNTICSQSPAGQGSCLGDAGGPLVYNNELVGILSWGIPCGEGMPDVYARISNHRAWIRVHTMV